Below is a window of Methanocaldococcus jannaschii DSM 2661 DNA.
CTCAGAACAAATATAAAAAATAGTATGAAATTAAAGTATAAAGTAAAAGTAGTGTGAGTTATATGGAAAGAGAAAGCTGGAGCTCTAACTTGGGATTTATATTGGCGAGTGTTGGTTCGGCTATAGGATTAGGAAACATTTGGAGATTTGGATATATGGTTTATACGAATGGTGGGGGAGCTTTTTTAATTCCATATATTGTTGCTTTGCTCTGTGTTGGTATCCCATTAATGATTCTTGAATTTGCCATTGGACATTATACAAAAAAATCTGCACCCTTAGCTTTGGAAAAATTGCATAAAGGTTCAGAATGGACAGGGTGGTTTGCAGTTATTTCAGGGTTTATTATAACAAGTTATTATGTTGTTATTATTGCCTGGTGTCTTTACTATTTGATAATTTTAGTTATCTATGGGTATCCATCAGACCCTAATGCTTATTTCTTCCATAATATACTTCAAATATCATCTGGTGTAGAGGACATTGGTGGAGTTTCTTATGGAATTTTAGTATCTACCTTAGCTGTTTGGGGAATTGTAGCTTTAATTTTAAGTGCAGGAATTAAAAATGGATTGGAGAAAGCAAATAAAATAATGATTCCTTTTCTACTGTTTTTAATAATTTTGTTGGTTTTAAACGCACTAACTCTACCAGGAGCTTTAACTGGGATTGAATGGTATTTAACTCCAGACTTTTCAGCACTCTTTAATTATAACGTGTGGTTAAGTGCATTCTCTCAAATTTTCTTTAGCCTATCTTTAGGATTTGGAATTTTAATTGCTTATGCAAGCTATCTTCCCAAAAAAAGTGATTTAACAATAAACGCTGTTACTGTATCTCTCTTAAATTGCGGTTTTTCATTTTTAGCTGGTTTTGCTGTATTTGGAACACTTGGATATATGAGCTATACAAGTGGCATTCCATTAGATAAGGCTGTTTCAGAAGGGATTGGCTTGGCTTTTGTTACCTTTCCAAAGGCACTGTCTTTATTACCATTTGCAAGTAGATTATTTGGGATAGTATTCTTTTTAGCCTTAGTTTTTGCTGGAATATCCTCTGCTGTTTCTATCGTAGAGGCAAGTGTATCTGCAATTATAGATAAGTTCTCATTGAGTAGGAAAAAAGCTCTACTTGCTGTATTGGCTTTATTTATTATAATTTCACCAATATTTACAACTGGAGCTGGATTATATTATTTGGATATTATTGACCACTTTGCCTCTGGTTATTTGCTTCCAATAGCAGCAATCTTAGAGATTATAATAGCCATATGGCTATTTGGTGGAGATAAGCTTAGAGAACATGTAAATAAACTTTCAGAGATAAAGTTGGGAGTTTGGTGGAAGTATTTGGCTGGAGTTGTGTCTCCAATAATATTAACTGCTGTTGTATTCTTAGATGCCTCTAATGTTTTAACATCTGGTTATGGAGGTTATAAAACAACCTATGTTATATTTGGGGCTTTAATCATTCCATTGGCGTTTGTTGTAAGTGTAATTCTTCAAAAAATGAAAACGATTAAAGGTTGGTAATCATGAATCTTGGAGCAATAGCAATGTTTATATTTGGTGCTGTAATTTTGTGGGGAGGGGCAATTTATTTTTTATGGAGGTCAATTAGGAGTAAAAATAATAGAGATGATGAAAATAGTGAATCCTAATCATGCTTTATTTTTTTTTGCATCATTATATATTTATATGGATTCCATAGATATTATATTTTAGAATTTTACTATTAAGGTTTTTATGGGATTTTTAATTTTGTTGTTTGGTTAATGGATTGTCTTGTTGAATATGTTTGGATTTTGAAAATAAGAGTATTTAGAATTTATTAATTAGTTCAAAGGATTTTTATTTAATTTCTAAGGGTTAGCTGGTTTGATTGTTTAAAATATTTGAGTTTATTGAATTATTCAGATTTTTAAAAATTAGGATTAATTAGGTAAGTAAATAAGATTTCTCTAACAGACAAGTTAAATTTTTGAATTTAAGGAGATAAAAATACTCTGTTTTAGTAAAGAGATAAAATTTTAAATACTAAAAGGTTTATATTGTAAGATGGTTATTTATCCTTAGAAAAATATGGTATAGAAAAGCTTAAATATTAAGAGTGATGAAGTATATTATGTTGTGAATGATTGCCCTGTTAAAATCAGACCTCTTGGAGGATGGAAACTTATATTCACTTGTATAATTGTTTTCTATTGCATTCAAAGTTAAAATCAGACCTCTTGGAGGATGGAAACCGCATTCTTTTTGTATTTTTAACTCTTCTAAAATAGTTAAAATCAGACCTCTTGGAGGATGGAAACAAAGCTGAAATTACTGAGGAAGATACTGAGAAAGTTATAATTAAAATAGTTAAAATCAGACCTCTTGGAGGATGGAAACGAAAAAGAGGGTAAATTAACAATCTATAATATTGAGGTTAAAATCAGACCTCTTGGAGGATGGAAACGCATTCCATTACCTATATATATACCGTTTATATAGCCGTTTCCATTGTTAAAATCAGACCTCTTGGAGGATGGAAACTTTAATTCTTCAATGCTATTAACAGTTTCATCCCTAGTTAAAATCAGACCTCTTGGAGGATGGAAACTGAGTATGGCCTATTGGGATGACAACATACTTAATTAGCCCATTTGTTAAAATCAGACCTCTTGGAGGATGGAAATTAAACTCTTTTTTCTTATCTTCTGACAATTGTAAATGTTAAAATCAGACCTCTTGGAGGATGGAAATTATGTGGTTTTAGAGGATGGGAAGATTGTAGAAAAGGAGTTAAAATCAGACCTCTTGGAGGATGAAAACTTTAGCATTCATTAAAATAAGACGTATTAGAGAATAAAAAAGCTTATAACTGGAATTTTTTATAAACAAAATAAAAATATTATACCATTCCAAAAATCTCAAAATATTTTTTCTGTCTAACAACCATCACTGGGATGTTATTTTCCATTAATTTTTCCTTAAGTTCTTTATCGTTTGTTGCTACTATAACGTTTTCATTTTCCTTTGCATAATTTAAAATTGCTTCATCTGCATAATTGGCAGTGTAATCAACTAACTTATAGTTTTTTATCTTTGCAAGAGCTAAATTAACAGCCAATTTTTCTTTACCTTTTAAATCTCTACTTTTTAATAACCTTTCCAACTCCTCTTTTATTGGAGATAAAATAACAATTTCAAATTTTGTATTTAAAGCCCTCTCTATCTCATAATCAAAGTTTATCTTATGCTTAAAAACGTAAATTAAAAAGTTGGTATCTGGAACTATTTTATACATATCTTAGATTCACCTCTTTTTTATATGAAATATAAGAATCCATGCTTTAGCAGTTCTTCATCTATTTTCCAATTTTTACCAAGTGCTTTAACAAATTTATCTGCATAATGTATTGGTGCTGGAATTCTAAGATATCTACCTTCTCCATATAGTGCAGAATAGTTCATTTTAGTTAAATCATATAACAATTGCATAATTGATTCATTAATTTTTAACCCTTCTTCATTTCCACAATTAAACCTTAACCAAGTTGATAATTTTACAGGATTTGAACCAAATGGAGTTTTGTGAGGTAAGAAGATACCATCATTTCCAAATACACTTCCAATTCTATAATCAGACGTAAAAACTTTATATTTATTGTTTTTTCTAATGCTAATTACTTCAATATTTGAATTTAGTTCTTTAGAGATTTCTTTTAGGTCATTTCTTTCAGAATTCTGAATAAAACCATCTCTTAAGAATAGAATATTTTTATTTTCCATATCAATGTTTGCTTTATTTTCTAAATATTCTATTACATACGGCAGATGTAACCGTTCTCCTGGAGCTGGTGTCTCTATTGGCTGTATTCTTCTTATTTTACCTTCTGAGTCATATACCACAGTGCAACCTCCAACTCTATGATTACCAAAAATTCCCAATCCAGTGTCAAGTCCCATTATGTAATCATAAGGTGTCTTAGAATCTAAGATAAAATATTTAATCCCCAATTTTCCCATAATTTGTATAAGTAAATTATTAGTCATATATCCTTTGTCATCTTTCCTCCAATTTTCCCATAATATATTTTGAGAGATTATTTTTAAATCAAAAAGTTGTTTTTTCAAAATTTCATAATAATCATTATCTTTGTATTTTTCTTTTCCAATAATTAACGCAAAACATATTTCATCATTAAATTCAGATTTTATTTCTTTTATAATTCCCCTAATGTCATCTGTAGAAAAATATTTCCATCTATTGGCATAATTGAATTTTGGCAATTCTGTTTTATTAGCAATTTTGTTATAGTTTCTAAACATTTTATTTACTTTATCTTTAATAGCTTTTAATTCATCCTTGATTTCCTCATCAATAAGTATGTATGTTAATAAATTTTTGTTCCTTATAATTTCTGGGACATCATATGGGAGATATATTTTTGCATTTTGATTGTAAATCCACGTAAATAATGTATTTGTTGAATATATTTTGGTAGGATTTTTATTTACATCCTTCACGAGCAATGGAGTATTATTAAATTTCATAAATTCTAATTCTTTAGGTGTATTATCTATAAATCTAAGTTTTTTTGCTATTTCATTTATAATTTTTCCCTTATTTTCATTAGATAATCTCCAATAACTCTGCAATTCTTTAAGAATATAGCTATCTAATTCATCCATATAAAATACAAGATTACAAAATTGTGGAGCAAATGGTTCTAAGATTTCTTCACAATACATAATGGGTTGATTATAATCAATCTCCCCAAAAGTAGATTTTACCATATCTTCAGACCATTTGTAATATTTAATTATGTGACTCATTATTTCCTCTATTTTTTGAGGGTTTGGAGCATCAACCAGTGAAATTGTATATCTTACCTTTGGATTAGGTTTAAAGATAATCTTTTTCCCAACATACTCCTCTAATAGTGCTTTATCTCTATTAACAAAATCCCATAAGTGTTTTGTAATAGACGCTGTATGTCTAAAGTTTAATATAAGATAATAATCCCCATCATGTTTTTTAACTTCATACTCACAATATGACTCAACTTTTATATTTTCCACTACTTTGTGTTTTCTAATGTTTTTTATAATTCTTGATAATTCTGGCTCTATTTTATGGACAGATTTAAGATATCCCCTAACAAGTTTTTCAGCTATTTCTGGTTTTACATATTCTAATTTTAATGATTTAATATATTCAATGTCTATTGGGATTTCGTTATTTCCATCTTTGTATTTCAATACTTTATTATCAACTTTGTATGGTAAAACAAAACTTTTATCTTTTTTATTAATTATCATGCCACCATAAAAATTAACAAATCTATAAAAATTAAATGCTTCATTAACAAAACTTTTAATTCTATAGAAATGCACTTCTTTAGGAATAAATTCTTCTTTTATTTTGTATGCATTTATTTTATATGTAACTTTATTTAAAACCATATTATATCCTCCTCATAACTATCCATTAATCTTAACTTTTGAAACATTCCCATCTTTTTTAACATTGATTATCACATCTGCTACATCTTCAAGCTCTCTGTGGTGGGTTATAATTATCATCTGTGGAATGCTCTTAACCTTCCTAAAGATTTCAGCTAACTTTGCCCTTCTATTTTCATCTAAATATACAGTTGGTTCATCCAATATAATGCACTCAACCCTATTTCCAATTAAAGCGTTAGCTATGGCTAATCTTAAAGAGAGAGCTACCGCTATCTGCTCTCCACCGCTTAAATTGTCAATGGTTAAAACTCCATTTGGAGCATGAACTCTTACTTCAAAATCTTTAGTGAGTTCTACAAAGCTATAAGGCAAGTCAAACTCACTAAATGCTTCATTTAAATATTTTTGGATTAATGGAACATATTTTTCTCTTAAATATGCTTGAAATCCATTTCTACCAAATATTCTCCTAACCTTGTCTAAATATTCAACAAACTTCGTTAATTTCTCTTTTTCTTTCTCTAAATTAGACATTTCTTTTAATCTTGCTTTTAAACTTTCAACATCTTTTTTTAAATATTCAATTCCTGTCTCAATTTCTGTTTTTTGTTCTCTTACGTTATCAAGTTCTTGTCTCTTATTTTCATAGAGCTCTTTTATTTTTTTATGTTCTTCTTCATTGTAGTTTATTTCATCAAGTTTTTGGTTAATGTAGGATATTCTTTCTTCTATATCATTAATTTCCTTATTAACCTCTAAAATTTTGTTGTTTAGGTAAATTTCAATATCTTCTTTATTATACTTCCTCTTAATGTTATCTATTGCTAAAATCTTAGAGTTGCATATATTATAAATCTCTTCAAGCCCATCTTTAATATTTTTAAGCTCTTCTAATTTTTCAGTTAGACCTAAATATTCCTTATATTTATCAAACTTTAATGACCTCCTATTCTCAATTTCTATAAGTTCTTTTTCCTTATTTTTAAGTTCATTTAATTTGTCTTTTAATCTGTTTATTTCTCTTTCATCCTCTCTTAATTTGTTCAACTCTTCTCTACATTTTTCTTTATTCCATCCACTTACGATATTTTCAATTTCCTTAATTCTATTTCTAATACCTTCCTCATCTACACTATTTAAATAGCTAACAGCTGATAAGTATTGGTTATAAAAGTTTTTAAATTTGTTCAGCTGGCTTT
It encodes the following:
- a CDS encoding sodium-dependent transporter, translating into MERESWSSNLGFILASVGSAIGLGNIWRFGYMVYTNGGGAFLIPYIVALLCVGIPLMILEFAIGHYTKKSAPLALEKLHKGSEWTGWFAVISGFIITSYYVVIIAWCLYYLIILVIYGYPSDPNAYFFHNILQISSGVEDIGGVSYGILVSTLAVWGIVALILSAGIKNGLEKANKIMIPFLLFLIILLVLNALTLPGALTGIEWYLTPDFSALFNYNVWLSAFSQIFFSLSLGFGILIAYASYLPKKSDLTINAVTVSLLNCGFSFLAGFAVFGTLGYMSYTSGIPLDKAVSEGIGLAFVTFPKALSLLPFASRLFGIVFFLALVFAGISSAVSIVEASVSAIIDKFSLSRKKALLAVLALFIIISPIFTTGAGLYYLDIIDHFASGYLLPIAAILEIIIAIWLFGGDKLREHVNKLSEIKLGVWWKYLAGVVSPIILTAVVFLDASNVLTSGYGGYKTTYVIFGALIIPLAFVVSVILQKMKTIKGW
- a CDS encoding type II toxin-antitoxin system VapC family toxin; the encoded protein is MYKIVPDTNFLIYVFKHKINFDYEIERALNTKFEIVILSPIKEELERLLKSRDLKGKEKLAVNLALAKIKNYKLVDYTANYADEAILNYAKENENVIVATNDKELKEKLMENNIPVMVVRQKKYFEIFGMV
- a CDS encoding MetS family NSS transporter small subunit: MNLGAIAMFIFGAVILWGGAIYFLWRSIRSKNNRDDENSES
- a CDS encoding protein argonaute; its protein translation is MVLNKVTYKINAYKIKEEFIPKEVHFYRIKSFVNEAFNFYRFVNFYGGMIINKKDKSFVLPYKVDNKVLKYKDGNNEIPIDIEYIKSLKLEYVKPEIAEKLVRGYLKSVHKIEPELSRIIKNIRKHKVVENIKVESYCEYEVKKHDGDYYLILNFRHTASITKHLWDFVNRDKALLEEYVGKKIIFKPNPKVRYTISLVDAPNPQKIEEIMSHIIKYYKWSEDMVKSTFGEIDYNQPIMYCEEILEPFAPQFCNLVFYMDELDSYILKELQSYWRLSNENKGKIINEIAKKLRFIDNTPKELEFMKFNNTPLLVKDVNKNPTKIYSTNTLFTWIYNQNAKIYLPYDVPEIIRNKNLLTYILIDEEIKDELKAIKDKVNKMFRNYNKIANKTELPKFNYANRWKYFSTDDIRGIIKEIKSEFNDEICFALIIGKEKYKDNDYYEILKKQLFDLKIISQNILWENWRKDDKGYMTNNLLIQIMGKLGIKYFILDSKTPYDYIMGLDTGLGIFGNHRVGGCTVVYDSEGKIRRIQPIETPAPGERLHLPYVIEYLENKANIDMENKNILFLRDGFIQNSERNDLKEISKELNSNIEVISIRKNNKYKVFTSDYRIGSVFGNDGIFLPHKTPFGSNPVKLSTWLRFNCGNEEGLKINESIMQLLYDLTKMNYSALYGEGRYLRIPAPIHYADKFVKALGKNWKIDEELLKHGFLYFI